The following proteins come from a genomic window of Varunaivibrio sulfuroxidans:
- the cas9 gene encoding type II CRISPR RNA-guided endonuclease Cas9 (Cas9, originally named Csn1, is the large, multifunctional signature protein of type II CRISPR/Cas systems. It is well known even to general audiences because its RNA-guided endonuclease activity has made it a popular tool for custom editing of eukaryotic genomes.), whose protein sequence is MKNNGKGFRYRLGIDVGVASLGIAILALEDDANPSTGEPGYDILGGAVRTYPLPIGAEERRGQRGARRNTERLTRRLDRLSELLSGHGVGYPRKQATKDLLDLSPIKLRAKASREKVELPHLARALLHMARHRGSSAIREADIEQDDKEARQTAEGIKCLRREMENLDFTTYGQYLRWREKQNKPIRIDQTKMAASGDGYAFYPSREMLREEFSIIWGKQAEFHPQTLTDALRAGVEKELFFQRSITPPPPGDCPFFPNEKRLPKTSRLFQTRRIYEAVNHLRFYDKQGRLLPYTLEQRDRIVARLMAGEDLSIAEIKKEIGLSRTDKARVEESAAGPKPIKGYPFDRVLCDEVILGKRWTQLSSDKQDEILNILATEHDDSLAIEDIRHALGGDAGTAFKIVQAPLPSGYGNMGARATEMILQELKKDVVPARVAQDRAGLVHATSPDGVVYERLPYYGEILVGHTVKPMWESRYRRETDTPPNTDANEQRFGRIPNPVVHTALNQIRKVVNAVIKRYGQPETIHIELARDLNKSAEERDAITKRNEDNRKKNDAIRKELTALKVPTDRLNIQKYKLWDEQKSLCVYTGRTIELSDLYGGDADVDHILPRSKTFSDALNNKVVCCRAANADKDNRSPYEAFADNPNYNWNAILRRIPKGKEWRFKADAMDRFKDEEGFRARYGTDNSYIARVAAQYLSCLYGEPSKVVAVSSHIVGLLRAKWGLQKILGGKDDGKKARDDHRHHFIDALVAACATRSMVQRIQTEAKRCEREKLGAFVEKITPPFGDSKAFFNAARDAALNRVTVSRKADHGAGGQLHEDTLLGIVGDGPDDKGRYICRKRKKLTDYASLDALNKAKIEKTLPNLEAITVAKKDLKALKESLKNLSAQAVQELEDERQAAIEVGKKGKKITATAIYARAVRLHEAKGGKATFTLFERQKLVNIRRTPDNNRPYGGYKSGRNHRVDVYLDAKGKVKWQLISMLQANDKGFVPEATQPDHDLLWSAHKEDVLVMDNPDNLAERIRVTVAWFSEGKLVVCPITDARDAKTRKTWGEKGLSFYARHRAQRIVTDALGDITWRFPTLPNP, encoded by the coding sequence ATGAAGAACAACGGCAAAGGGTTCCGATATCGGTTGGGGATTGACGTTGGCGTTGCGTCTCTCGGCATCGCGATTCTTGCTCTTGAAGACGACGCCAACCCATCGACCGGGGAACCCGGCTATGACATTTTGGGCGGCGCCGTGCGCACGTATCCACTGCCCATCGGTGCGGAAGAACGCCGGGGCCAACGCGGCGCGCGGCGCAACACGGAGCGCCTGACGCGACGCCTCGATCGCTTGTCCGAACTGCTGAGCGGTCACGGCGTCGGCTACCCACGCAAGCAAGCGACCAAGGACTTACTCGACCTCTCACCAATAAAGCTCCGAGCCAAGGCGTCGCGGGAAAAGGTTGAACTGCCCCATCTCGCACGCGCGCTGTTGCACATGGCGCGCCATCGCGGCAGCAGCGCCATCCGTGAAGCGGATATCGAACAAGACGACAAAGAAGCCCGGCAGACCGCGGAAGGCATCAAATGCCTACGCCGGGAAATGGAGAATCTGGACTTTACGACTTACGGCCAGTATCTGCGCTGGCGGGAAAAGCAGAATAAACCCATCCGCATCGACCAAACGAAAATGGCCGCCAGCGGGGATGGCTACGCTTTTTATCCCAGCCGCGAAATGTTACGCGAGGAATTTTCAATCATCTGGGGCAAACAGGCTGAGTTTCACCCACAAACCTTGACCGATGCACTCAGGGCGGGGGTCGAAAAAGAACTTTTTTTCCAGCGCTCCATCACCCCGCCCCCACCCGGTGACTGTCCTTTTTTTCCCAATGAAAAACGGCTGCCCAAAACGTCCCGCCTGTTTCAGACCCGCCGCATCTACGAAGCGGTCAATCATCTTCGGTTTTACGACAAGCAAGGCCGCCTCCTACCGTACACACTTGAGCAGCGGGATCGTATCGTCGCGCGTTTGATGGCGGGCGAGGACCTAAGTATAGCCGAAATCAAAAAGGAAATTGGCCTGTCGAGAACCGATAAAGCCCGTGTGGAAGAAAGCGCTGCCGGGCCGAAACCAATCAAAGGTTACCCATTTGACCGAGTATTGTGTGACGAGGTCATTCTCGGAAAGCGTTGGACGCAGTTGTCTTCGGACAAACAGGATGAAATCCTAAACATCTTGGCGACGGAGCATGATGACAGTCTCGCCATCGAAGATATACGGCACGCACTTGGCGGTGACGCGGGGACTGCGTTCAAGATCGTCCAAGCGCCCCTGCCGTCTGGCTACGGCAACATGGGTGCGCGGGCAACGGAAATGATTCTTCAAGAACTCAAAAAAGACGTAGTGCCTGCCCGCGTGGCTCAGGACCGGGCCGGGCTTGTGCATGCCACGTCCCCGGACGGCGTCGTTTACGAACGTTTGCCGTATTACGGTGAAATCCTGGTCGGCCACACCGTAAAACCCATGTGGGAATCGCGCTATAGACGTGAGACCGACACGCCGCCGAATACCGACGCCAATGAGCAACGTTTCGGACGTATCCCCAACCCCGTCGTGCATACGGCGCTTAATCAAATCCGCAAGGTCGTCAACGCCGTTATCAAACGCTACGGCCAGCCGGAAACCATCCACATCGAATTGGCCAGGGACCTTAACAAAAGCGCCGAGGAACGGGATGCCATCACCAAGCGCAATGAAGACAACCGCAAGAAAAACGACGCAATACGAAAAGAATTGACCGCACTAAAGGTCCCCACGGACCGACTGAACATCCAGAAGTACAAACTTTGGGACGAACAAAAAAGCCTATGCGTCTACACCGGAAGAACCATCGAGCTGAGCGATCTTTACGGTGGTGACGCCGACGTGGACCACATCCTGCCGCGCTCCAAGACCTTTTCCGACGCCTTGAACAACAAGGTCGTCTGTTGCCGCGCCGCCAACGCAGATAAAGATAACCGCTCGCCCTACGAGGCATTCGCCGACAATCCCAATTACAATTGGAACGCCATCTTGCGCCGCATCCCAAAGGGCAAGGAATGGCGTTTTAAGGCCGATGCCATGGACAGGTTCAAGGACGAAGAAGGCTTCCGCGCCCGCTACGGCACGGACAATTCCTACATCGCCCGTGTCGCCGCCCAATATTTAAGCTGCCTGTACGGCGAGCCGTCCAAGGTCGTCGCGGTCAGCAGCCACATCGTCGGCCTGCTGCGCGCGAAGTGGGGGTTGCAAAAAATTCTTGGCGGCAAGGATGACGGCAAAAAAGCCCGCGACGACCATCGCCACCACTTCATCGACGCCCTGGTCGCGGCCTGCGCGACCCGGAGCATGGTGCAACGCATCCAGACCGAAGCCAAGCGCTGCGAACGCGAGAAACTCGGCGCGTTCGTCGAAAAAATAACGCCGCCTTTCGGCGATTCCAAGGCATTTTTCAACGCCGCGCGGGACGCGGCGTTGAACCGGGTCACCGTGTCGCGCAAGGCCGATCACGGCGCCGGCGGGCAACTGCACGAGGATACTTTGCTGGGCATTGTCGGGGATGGTCCGGATGACAAAGGCCGCTATATCTGCCGCAAACGCAAAAAATTGACCGACTATGCTTCTCTAGACGCCCTGAACAAGGCGAAAATTGAAAAGACCTTGCCCAACCTCGAAGCAATCACCGTGGCCAAGAAAGACCTCAAAGCGCTCAAGGAATCGCTCAAAAATCTATCCGCCCAGGCTGTTCAAGAGCTAGAAGACGAACGTCAAGCCGCCATAGAGGTCGGGAAAAAAGGCAAAAAAATCACGGCCACCGCCATATATGCGCGGGCGGTCAGGCTGCACGAGGCCAAAGGCGGTAAAGCAACGTTCACCCTTTTCGAGCGCCAAAAATTGGTCAATATCCGCCGCACCCCCGACAACAACCGACCTTACGGCGGATACAAAAGCGGGCGCAACCACCGGGTGGATGTCTACCTGGACGCCAAGGGCAAGGTGAAATGGCAGTTGATTTCCATGCTGCAAGCCAACGACAAGGGCTTCGTTCCCGAAGCAACCCAGCCCGACCACGATCTGTTGTGGTCCGCGCACAAGGAAGACGTGCTTGTGATGGACAATCCCGACAACCTCGCTGAACGCATCCGCGTGACGGTGGCCTGGTTCAGCGAGGGAAAGCTTGTCGTCTGCCCCATCACCGATGCTCGGGACGCCAAAACACGCAAGACGTGGGGGGAAAAAGGCTTGTCCTTTTATGCGCGGCACCGCGCCCAACGAATAGTCACGGATGCGCTGGGCGACATTACGTGGCGCTTTCCCACCTTGCCCAATCCGTAA
- the cas1 gene encoding type II CRISPR-associated endonuclease Cas1, producing the protein MSWRIIDITQDGRYLHAEREWLVIREEQTEIGRVPLPDIQSVLVHAGHATYSHGLLLKLSAHDIPLVICNHRHEPVSILAPLSSHHLHAGRARAQAESPLPVRKRMWRELIRAKIAEQARTLAPFDSTGEEGLKKMIRQVRSGDPDNTEARAARYYWRRLFGKDFQRDRTRPGLNGHLNYGYTILRSALARAVAASGLVPSLGVGHINMRNNFALVDDLIEPFRPLVDRLVYAHRHTWEGDVSPEAKTLLAGMMERTVRAQDGETDLFRIMALLVNSLVHQFEGQDTKLELPEKLEFISNPSLPGLDGYG; encoded by the coding sequence ATGAGTTGGCGCATCATCGACATCACTCAAGACGGGCGCTACCTCCATGCCGAACGCGAATGGCTGGTCATCCGTGAGGAGCAAACGGAAATCGGGCGCGTCCCATTGCCGGACATCCAAAGCGTTCTGGTTCACGCGGGCCACGCCACCTATTCGCACGGCTTGCTGTTGAAACTCTCGGCCCATGATATTCCGTTGGTCATTTGCAACCACCGCCACGAACCGGTGTCCATCTTAGCCCCCCTGTCGTCACATCATTTGCATGCGGGCCGCGCCCGTGCGCAGGCGGAAAGCCCCCTGCCCGTGCGCAAACGCATGTGGCGTGAATTGATCCGCGCGAAAATCGCCGAGCAGGCCCGGACCCTGGCGCCGTTCGATTCCACCGGCGAAGAGGGCTTGAAAAAAATGATCCGCCAGGTCCGCTCCGGCGACCCGGACAACACCGAGGCGCGCGCCGCCCGCTACTATTGGCGGCGGCTATTTGGCAAGGACTTCCAGCGCGACCGCACACGCCCCGGCCTGAACGGTCATTTGAATTACGGCTACACCATATTGCGTTCGGCCTTGGCCCGGGCCGTCGCCGCGTCGGGGCTCGTGCCTTCTTTGGGGGTTGGACATATCAACATGCGCAACAATTTCGCATTGGTTGACGATTTGATCGAACCCTTCCGCCCCCTGGTGGATCGTCTTGTGTACGCACACCGCCACACTTGGGAAGGGGACGTATCCCCAGAGGCCAAAACGCTGCTCGCCGGGATGATGGAACGAACCGTGCGCGCCCAGGATGGAGAAACCGACTTGTTTCGCATCATGGCCCTACTTGTCAACAGTCTGGTCCACCAGTTCGAAGGGCAGGACACAAAACTGGAGCTTCCGGAAAAACTGGAATTTATCTCAAACCCGTCGTTGCCGGGACTGGACGGATATGGATAG
- the cas2 gene encoding CRISPR-associated endonuclease Cas2 → MWLVVVFDLPVGTKTERRRASGFRNMLIDEGFMMKQFSVYLRPCQNRAAAESLADRIGKCSPPEGDVSVMFFTDKQYGLTRNYAGRAELEPEKKPDQFTLF, encoded by the coding sequence ATGTGGCTTGTCGTTGTGTTTGATCTCCCGGTCGGCACGAAAACCGAACGGCGCCGTGCGTCCGGTTTTCGCAACATGCTGATTGACGAAGGCTTCATGATGAAGCAGTTTTCTGTATACTTGCGCCCATGTCAAAACCGGGCCGCCGCCGAATCTCTTGCGGATCGAATCGGTAAATGCTCACCGCCCGAGGGCGACGTGTCCGTCATGTTTTTTACGGACAAGCAATACGGATTGACCCGCAACTATGCCGGTCGCGCCGAGCTGGAACCGGAGAAAAAACCGGACCAATTCACGCTTTTCTAG